TAATGTTAAGAGGGCTGTTTTGAGCTGCTATTCCTGAATAGAATGCTGATGATAGGACGAAGAACAAAAAAGCAGCCATGTATGGAAATTGGAGATGCAATAGAAGAGAAGCCGGTTCTCTCTTGCTTTTCTGTGTATCCTACTTGCTTTCTTAGTATAAATATAAGACTTGCGTCGAGATTTGGCATGGTTGACTCCTCAAGTCTTTGCAACAACTCAGGTCTTCCGAGGGAAAAATTTGTATTGGCAGTTCTACAGCAGCAATAAATGTTTCTGTTGACAATTGACAATTTCAACTACCATTGACAATTTCAACTACCATTTGTACTGAAATTCTATAGAGCACTTACCATGCAGAGTAAAGACTGGGGGATCTTCCTTCAATAATGTCCACAGAAATCCTAGTTTTGATGGACTAATCGTCTTTCAGATTTTACTGGATCTTACGAAAATTCTTACAAATTGCTCGTCAACGGAGCCATGTATGGAAATTGCGAGATTGAATAGAAGAGAAGCAGCTTTTTTCTTGCTCTTCTGTGTATACACTGGTTGCATCACACTTGTTAATGTGTGTGTGAACTGATAGAAATTTGGCGTGGTTGACCCCTGACGTCTGTGCAACGACTCAGATCTTCCATTTGTACAGAGTAAACTTTCTGGACTTCCATTCTACGGATAACCTTCTGGACAGGGTAAAGACTGTGATCAAACTTATAATTCACACCTGTCTTTTCAAAATTAAGTTGAAAAAGTATTGGAATTCTTGAATGTTGAAAAAATTGAGGAAAGTTTTAATCATACTCTTTAAATTGACCTGGTCAAATACTCAAAAGTACTACTCAACTGAACATCTGTAATACTTTATTTCACTCAACAATGAAGCCTCAACTTTCAATTCTTGTTTACAGGAAATTTCTTctactaaaaaataaattacataTATTCAAATTCAATCGATCGTAGGATGAGAATGGAAAAAATTGTGAATTCCACTACATACAAATAAGAATCGTCAATGgacaaacaattaaaaataagaattttcaATGAACCAATaactaaaaaattaaaaagatgatatttatctcaaataagCCCTAAAATGTATTTCTAAATATTATTAAGTTGAAGTGATTTATGAAAAATATTAAAGATTTTGCTGCATTGTATAGTTAACAAATAAGATAAAGAGAGAGATGCTAACCAGAGACAAAGAAATTCGTGTCTCTCGTTGATAGAGTTTTTTATTTGATAGGCACTATACTTCTCTAAGGACAGTATATAGTATGATAATATATATTTTCTTATCCTCtaggtaaaaagaaaaaaaagaagataaactTCTATATTTATATTTAAGTCTAAATTTGACAAGTCATTAATATTTGAGACAAGGGATACTATTATTATACTACCATTGTAGGAGCATCACTTAAGTTTTTTGTGGGGTGGTGGGGAGGGGTGTTtaaccacccccccccccccccccccccccaaaaaaaaaatttaggggTGAGGGCAAAAACTAGAACGAAAATGGTCCTTAATTCTAAATACCTAAAACatacacaaaaaattttttgaggttCATAGCACATCAGCACTCCATAATTTCTCAAGTCATGATGACTAATGACTAATCCAAGAAGTTGCTTAAATTTGCAATTATAGAACCTTAATCTCTATTTTAAAAGCTAAAACGTATCACATAGTAGGACTAGTTTTCAAATTCAAGaacaaaattcaagaatttCTGTACAACTCAAATATAGATCAATAACAGTAGTTATACAAACAAAGGTCATAGCTTTCCTAACTTATGTAacaaatccaaacaaaataaagaataatacaaAAAGAATCCAGAAAGCGGAGGAGAGCCTTCCAGATTCTGAGAAACAGAACAGCTATTAACTTCTCAATTAGCTTTTCTGTTGAATTCCTTCACGTTTGCAAAGAGGGCAAACATTCTTCTTCATTAACCACCTTTTGATGCAGTCGGCATGGTACTCATGCTTGCATTCTAGAGTTCCAATTGTCTCCCCATTCTCGCACTCGCACTGGCAAACTACGCAAATTTCAGGTTGTTGATCAGCAAGTGTTTGATAACTTCTGATTTTCAGATGCTCTGAGATGGTTGCTTCCAGTAAACCACTATTTTTACTAATCCTGTCTTCTGGAACCAATTGTTGTAGGAACTCAACAATTGGGTCATCAGCAGGAATCAAAGTCGTGACGCTGGCAAGATTTCCTTCCTCATTGACGAACTCTACATCCAACGCACGTAGGGGAGTAGTATCATCTTCTGGTGCAAAGCTCGCGCTCAATCGTAAGTGAATATTTCGTCCATGACCAGATTCTTGAAGCTGGTTCTCAAGTGGGTAGTTCTCCTCCGCATCCAAATCAAGTATGACAGTCTCATCTTCTGGTGCAAAGCTAAAACGGGAGAGGAGGTCCGGTCCCTGATCAGATTCTTGAAGATGGCTCCGGGGACATTGGAGGTTTTGCTCTTGATTAACATAGTAATTGTTATTCTGATCATAGTACATCGCTTCAGCAGGAGGATGACCGTAGTAGTATTGCAGAGGGCTAGGAAGAAAAAAATCTCGAGAATAGTAACCTGGCTGAATGGATTGTGGATAAACTGGGAAGCCATAAGCTGACGGAACAGGGTAAAATGGAGTCTGATCAGGAGGGGGGAAGAAAACATAGTGTCCGTCGTAAATTCCCATGTTTTCTTGAATCCTTGGCGGATAAGTTTGGTAGTGATGATAATGCTGATGAAGAGCAGGTGAATAGAACTGCtgttgctgcatttttcttggaGGGGGTTTTTTCAAGAATGATACTCCAGTATGAATAATGTGAAGCTAACGTTATGAACTCTGATTCTTATATAGGAATTGCAGAATCCAGATGTGGTTAGGACATGGatttgatttgaattttaaCGGAAAAGTCAAAATCAATTCGCTTAGGATCAGGAACACgggttttggaaactttccttttttttctgaTTGCCGTTAAAGAAGAAAGCGCGCTTATGAATTGAGCTCACAGCCAACGCCTTTAACTCATAGCACGCATTTTTCTCTCAAAGTCCCAAATGTTGTTTTGTACTTCTGTTACTTTAAGAGTTTATCAAAGGCTGGCGTTGATCAATGCCAGTGTTAAAATTTTACTATCACAGTAATTTTTGTGTTTTCGAATTAAGTGACAAATAATTCAATGTGAATAATCTTGAACTAGTAAAAGGACATAGTTCttgttttgaaataaattgCTGTGACTATGAAATACGAACTGTTGCAACTCATAAGCCATGTCAAAAGTTAAAACAAGAatttttacaaaaagaaaaaatatgagGAAAATGGATATAGTTATGGTCAATTAAGTGCCTAGGCATTCACTTATTCAAACCAAATGGAAATAAAAAaagataatcaaatactaagGTCTTGTTTGGATTTCCATTTtctctaaaaaaaattttatattttccatGAACACATATTTCTCAATCACTTTTTATCTCATACATAACAAATCAtcacaaaatatttttttacaaaaattttgaaaactaaCCATCCAAACCGGCTCTAAATTTTGATTAATCCGGTCTTTCCTACACGATTGCAATTTGCCAGGTTCATTTTTGTCTCTTGTGAAGGTGGCCATATTGTACGATACAGTTCCTAAAAGACCCTTTTAGCCACCTTTGAAAAGAATTAGTCCTACTATAACATCAAGAAATCTTGCCCTCCCTCTCGCTCTCAGGTGTTTTGTGGTgctatatataataataatataccTTTCTCCTGCTTTCTCCCCCAAAATTGTTCATCAAAACCAAGAGGAAAAGCCAAAATGCTGAACTCAATTATCATCAGAGCATCAAATGTATTAGCAGTAGGAGCTGCCCTTCTTGATGCTTATGCCAATATCCGAAGAAGGGATGCATACAAAAGGCTGGAAGAAAGTTGCAACAGATTCACAGCCAAACTTGATGTTCTTGAAGAAGTCAAAAAGACGGATAAGGAAATTTTGGCTCTCTTGAACCAGAACCAAGGCTTTCTCAAAATCCAAACCATGGTTGAAACTCTCTGGACCCTGCAACTGAAGGCTTTGCCTCGGGCTTCTTCTGCTGCCGCTGATGATGATGGATATGGTGGTGATGGTGGCATCTTTGCTAACTTCTGagatgggttttttttttttttttttttttttttttgttgatggGGTTTTTGGGGGGAGAAGCTAGGGGGGCTGAAGGAGTTATGAAGATATCCATAGCATATGGAATGCTAGATCTgctgtcttttcttttttgtgacGTTTAGTTTCCAGAGGAAGAAAAAGTACTTGTAATTGCAACAAGAATTTATGCAATATATGGTGACTTTTGGTTTTTGATTAGTTTAGATTTGTCTGCTTAATTTCTTCCTTACTATGGATCTTTCCCATTTTAAGATTATGGTTACATTcttcttgaaattttacagatttACTGCTAATTACATATCATTTGGCATTTGATACATTGATCTCATATAGTACTTTTCCTAACAAGCCTTTGAAATACTTAACAGAACAAATTGAGGGTCGATACATGTAATTAATGGATGAAACCAGACCTAATTGCTAGCACAGTCTCCGTAGCACAGAATTGATTATCATCATGTTAGTTTGAGATTTTTTAAGGGCTACATTAGCCCCGAATTGCAAGTATAATAGTGGAACCAAAATTTTGAGACTTCATCCTTTGTTTTAAATTAAGCTTTaatttggttaaaaaaaaaacacacattAATCAAGgatttctatttttcttttaggTCTGTCTAACAGATACTAATTAAGCACTTGTTAAAATGTATTTCAAATgattaaatttttaaatgttttaaaaattaattaaaaaagtgTATAAATGTAAGTAAAGTTTATACTTGTTTGGAAAAGattttctacccaaaaatcTCTACATttttcataaatatattttttattcatttttttactttatatatatcaaattgtcACGATACATTTTTTACCAAAACTCTAAAAAATTATAATGCAAACGCAACCTTAGAGTGTGTATACATACAGTATGGAATTTAGATGCGTTATCTCGTTAAACACCTGATAAAAAAAGTTTTTTCATTTTATGGACCTAACTAGCCATAAGGAGTCAAGGAATTCGAATTACAAAACAAATTCTTGTACTTCTCCTAGAGTGGCAGTTTAGTCAATTTACAAGATGTACCACCACGGACCAACAAAGCCTGTCAACCGAGAACCTGCCAGCTGCATTCACAGTACTGGCAACTGAGCACCCTGCTGCCTCGTACCAGAAAGTGTTACGCTGCATTTGAACAACAGTTaaattctgaaaaaaaaaaatgccattAATTTTCCTGTATTCTCAAAGGCGCTCTCCTTTTTATGTCCTTGCTTTCTCTCTTCCAAATCAGTTCtaagctcaaaaaaaaaaaaaaaaaaaaaaacgaattttactctcaaagaaaaagaaagatatcaTGTCTTCCAAATCTACTGATATTCTGACGTTGTTGGGAGCATCTGCCATCTTGGGTCTTTCTTGTTATTCATGCCTTCAGCAACGTCAAGAAGCTAAATCCATTCAAGAAATGTGGAAGAATCCGACAAAAAGACTTGCGGGTTATGAAGCAGCAAGGGAAGAGGATGCTGAGAAACTGAATATGCTTCGGAAGATCCATATACTGTGGGCATACTACCAAGCAATGACGGAGCCAAGGGGGGGCagaggggggccatggcccccctaAGTTTAgagaattttaattcataatatgtaaatatgtgtgtaaaataaaattggccccccctaaattttttcaattttagtttatattatgagagttatatatatatatatatatatatatatatatatatatgaattaatCATCTTTGAATGGAATTTCAATTTtggcccccccaaaaaaaaaatcctggctccgtcactgCTACCAAGGAAACCATGGAGGATCTAGCAGCAATAATGGTGATGACTCTGGTTTCTGATGAAGAGAGGAGAAATGGTCAAGAATGAAAAGGGGTTTTTTGATTCTTCgtgatgatgaagaaattgGTTCCGAGTGGGATTCATagtacaagttcaagaaaatggCAGAGATGACTAGTTTGGAATATCTGTTTTTGGAAAATTACTAAGAaatttgcttttgattttggtTGTATTTTGTCAGATTAGTTTAGTGGATCTTGGATTTGGCTGATCTGAGCTGCTTTGTTTCTTGGTTGCAATTCTCCTATTATTTCCTCAAACTATAATACATTtatttaagtatttattttgTTCGAACATGTGGGAAAATCTATTTgataatcaattttttttttttttggtatgttACAAGTGCTTTAAAGATGTGTTTGGCATAGAATAATTTTAcggaaaagagaaactaaattGTGATTGAAAGAATGAGGCAACATATATGCTTTAAATCtgcctgaattttttttttttgttaggatTGGCATCAAATAGTCATAAATACATcaattttctaagttttcttACTGCCTTTTGACTCTTTGCGCTCCTATTTCATTAATATGCctaattaaattcaaaatagtaatttttttggttaaaagaaaaactaattaGTATAGAGCACTCTCAAGGTTTATTTAGTTTTTCACaccaaatattaaaaaataagaaGTAAAATTGATGCAGTTTTATCGAAATTTCTGTTGCATGATGGAATtaacaattttcttttcctttttgcttgctttttttttataaaaaaaaaaacatatattgATGAATCAAAATATCAGTCAAGTGGGCCTTGTAAGCCAGTCAGACTTTTCAAAGCCCAAAGTCTGCCCAACAAAAAGGCTTGCTCTTCTAAATTAAAGTCTTTAAGGTTCTTTTTGAACTCCCTAGTAAGTTGGGCCTTGGACTGGCCCCAATTCAATACTGAGTTCTTAAcgctttctttgtttttttttttttttccggttTTGAGGTCCAAGATAAGAATGATTGAATCAAGAAATTAGTTAATGGAGGATGTATTGAAATTTTGCAGAGTTAAAATTGACTTAAGGGCGGATTTATTATACTTAATTAGGGATCTTCCAAAGTCATGAGTCTAACTAGAAGATCATAGCAGAGCTCTATAGCCTGCAAAATTACATCAGTATTGATCcaaattcctttttttctccccaccaagaaaatgagaaaaaaattagTAACTGCAAAATCTTATCAACTTTGTCTACGATGTTTTCCAAGTATTGTATGGTGATGCTCTTTTTGTCTATCAGATGTTGTTATTGCACACAATACTAGGATGTTTTCATCGTTACCTCATTACCATATTCACTACATCCAAGCCAatctaaaaagaaaaggagaatcCCCTACATTAAGCTATCAAATAAAATAGTTAAAACCATTAGATAGATAGACAGCATATCCTACTTTAACACCTTGTTTCCAGTAGCAAATTGACAGTTAAAACATTGATTTGATGTTAGGAATATGTTGTTGGAAAACTTTATTGCAAACTTTAAGCCATGTTATAGAATAAGATTTGTCATAACGAATTTCTTGTACTGCTGAGATTCAGACCTATTGCAGtagttaaacaaataaagttccTAACTTTAACCTACAAATCCAAAAAACATAGACAATAAACAAAGGAATCCTGAAATTGGAGGCTTGCTTCACTTGACATAGGTAGAAATTAGAAAGGCAAACTATCAGCATTTTTGTTGAATCCCTTCACGTTTGCAAACAAGGCAAACATTCTTCTTCATTAACCATCTTTTGATGCAATCAGCATGGTACTCGTGCCGGCATTCTAGAGTTCCAATTGTCTCTCCATTCTCATACTCGCATTGGCACACCACGCAAATTTTAGGTTCTTGGACCACATGATTAGCAAGTGTGGGATAATTTTTGGTTTTGAGATGCTCTAAGATGGTTGCTTCTAACAGACTACTGTTATTGTTATTCATCCTATCTTCTTGGACTATCTGTAACACAACAATCAAGTCATCAATAGGAATTGAAGTGCGGAAGCTAGCAAGAAATCCATCTGAAGACCCCACATCAAATATTCCAATGCCTTCTGGTTCTGGTGCAAACCTAATCTGCGAGCTGATATTCAATAACTTCTACTTCTTGAAACCGATTTCTGTAGTCTCACTCTCTATCCAAACCAAGTGTCGCCGTTTCATCTTCTGCTGCAAAACTAAAATGGGAAATGATGTTTGGTCCCTGATCAGATCTAATCCGCGAGCTGATATTCAATAACTGATTTGCTTGTTGAACCCGATTTTCCAGTGAGTAGTTTCGCTCTCCATCCGAATCAAGTATAGGAGTTTCATCATCTTCTGCTGCAAAGCTAAAATGGTTTGGTCCCTGATCAGAGCTAATTCGCGATCTGAtattgtaacgaccccacctccccctaaggcgtacccaagggtttgacggaccgcctgtccaactctcgccaggactcactcactaacaATCTTGGAATAGTCTATCACGCATCTAGATTGACATAAAAGTTCCATTcaaccaagaatttcaaattaATTTACAACCCAAAAATGAAACATAGGATTACAGTTGTGACGCCCCGaggcaaaagaaaagggaaaaatttctggtgaatagtgttttgtggagaatccggccagaagccgtgcaaattccttatatttttcttaaaaattcccttttctttgacaaataccactttataatggccctactactcaatcaccccacaataagtgccaatgaacctagaaagtagggtttcacttttggtttcaagattggagcaaaattagggttttcgcgattttcgccggatgaattttcggtacggagcaaggatcaaatttggtgattaaaatgacttttaagtaagaaataatatgtgattagaagcaatgatacaaggttagtgaataggaagtaaaaaccctaatacgtgtgtttttaagaaaaacggcgcgaaccggcgggtaccgcgcactagcgattgaacgcaccacttgaccactactttcttacTACATGAGCTCATTCATAtgtgagcaaaatatccccccatttccagctgcctttgaccgaaatttgtggccaaaatgcaaggagaagaaagagaaaattttgtggttgtGGTTGATCCAAGTGTTGGCAAAACTTGTGGCTTAGACTAATCCTAATCTTCTTGCCTTTTAATCACCATAgagcagcctttcttcttcatttttccttgagcttggccgagacaagagagagagaaagggagagcaagagaaaacaaTTTTCTTCTTGGTTTGCACTATCCAAGTGAGGaatcaaaattctaaaccgattaaagagtgagttgtgagttgggaagctagggaaactaaaaatttccaaaggagGTACAGTATTactcttccaagctttgtctttgaggtataagatctgatcatggttcttgttctttaaaattttggtttaagatgttatctagttcatgttttggcttgattacaagatatgcaagttgttgtgatgattttggatgatatatgcaagttagggtttaataaatttctgcataaacttgttgtatagttagtatatgttgtatataagattctataaggggctttggtagtgttggaagcAAGAAACACATAGATTGTCATGAAAACCCAAAAactccagatttctggaattttatgtttacattctgcccggttttagtactcatagttagaggccgaattaggcttagcctaaaacatgaaagttgtagataatagtattttataggtgcctacaaaatttcagcccaatcggagctaTGTAGACTGTGAAAAGGCCAAAATACTCTCGCTGCTCTAGGATGcattccagtgatccgttttggacaaTTCATCCAGTTAATCGTATTTATTCACTATGGTCCATACTGATTTAGCtatttaccaaaacatgaaagttttagtattctgtcttagcttttaaacgcctccaagaacaccttaatcagaccttggtaacctgagatatagtCATTTAAAGatagtgcggttaattagccgactagttggattttggttctgtaaattgggaatttgactaggttgcattgcaaactggactaagtgatcttcatgaaaattgtagccctgtatcttatcttcgaaacagtataagttGCACcacaatccgataagcgtagcctcggatgtgttctttccgcaaccacacgtcaaatctgtcttttgctaggttacatttccgcacttgttatcactttgatatttgttcttatgttgttatgagcttatggaacggctatttacttgaatctatgatatgtatgactttgggattagttgaggaaaaataatgaggccataaatggctgaaaaattaggtaaacacaaggggcatgctgccaaattttcacgagaaagataaactagcctttggagttctagttctatatttggcaaatttgacttggatacactgaaaactaggttgaggtgtcttcatgaaagttgtaactctttgtctaagattcgagacactacctagtacattttgatctgataactacagctccagttatgggcaaaatcgtataacccgttttgtaccattttcatttccgcgcacgctcgatgcattcctttactgtttttccgctttgatcgttttagtccttatttccatttgtgatatAGGGCTTGAACTTGAGTAAGACAATAATAAATTATGGATGAGGTTTGTGagtcgtggttggtgagtgatccctcgactatttccaaagttacttttgaactaattcttgcatttattactccattgcatatcatttgggttcgggtgtgtgccatgacataatttggctccaatgagttcctgaaaagtcttgtgcttagaaccaatgtctccactactgtttacacattctttggagcacgatggctccatACTTTTGTTtcacggttacctgatctaaacgagcattggatatttaagtacaagaacttcactggctctcgtgagcaataaatgaacatttgattactgcatcatgacatcatatcaatgctttattgtgaaatatacttggctgttgattttactggtcactccctgagcttctagctcaccccctattatcttcttctccccatagggatcgaagtaaaggaagaacttgtatttggatctctgtgtggctggatggcgtacatcttgtatagtttagatttggttttggtttatgtacttttgggcctgtataaatatttggaattgaatcggatgtatatctacattctacgcttagaactagtttccgcttcgcttatgatatgtaatttttggagaattggatgtattattcgagttgtaccttgtaatttacttgagaaatgtagtaagtaagtgagtcccgacgagagttgggcaggcggtccgctaaaccctttgattcgccttagggggagatggggccGTCACAACAGTTCCAAATCTCCCAAATACATTCCATCTATAAAAGTACGAGTACATGAAAATTATACACCATAGTTCATGCTTACTTGTTCCAACCTTCactcttgtaaggaaaacaaactaatgaaatgagttaaaagtccagtgagCTTCCCAAAACAAGTAGTCAAGTAGGTAAAACACAGAAACATCACATTTAACATTTTTCACAGTAATAaacaatcattcaatcattggaaggatacgtgctcacttggagccattcattcagtcattcagtcACCGACCATTTCTCTTATTCCTCCGacatttgaaaacatttaacagtgAAAACTTTTTcagtgttcatttcattcattcattcatttcaatcatTGCATTGTATTCACTGGCTagttctccaccagatttcgtggtcatactcgaatataccaaacattgtcccagggtcaccagtcgCCCGACTGAatctgcttctggctcgagtcgactggcaacgaagggcaagagCCCAATTCAaccaaaggcttacattcatgcacaagtaacatttaatcacttgatcattgaaaattcatatTCACTTaaatcgagtgcgataaagtatacactcgcccattgaaaatccatttaacaatcattgaaaaacTTTTAACACTCAAGCAAATATTCACAACattccacatagtcattggaagcacaacatgcaaggaacactcaccaatagtCAAGTCagcaaaacaagagaaaacttTCACAAGTTCTCTTCGGGGTTTCCCTCGAATTCCTTTTGAAtacctgagacatgcacaatcaatGATTACCTATAATCATTCATTCAAAGCAAAACAATTTTCCCTTAACCCTTCATTCAAGCATGCtcaattttttatcaaattaaGAGAGAAACTCTTTTCACTTAACCACTAAGATAACACTCAGGAGAAGATTCAAAAGTACTCCATTTGTACGTCAAAACGTGGCAGGAGTTTTCGATTCAAAAGTTAGCCAAACTGCTcaagagtttaacaaaacacACGTGGGAGGGAAAAGCCACTTTCACTTCCTTAACTCCTAATCTTTTGCccaaattttgatatatatatatatatatataaatgagcATTCAAGTTTACTACAACTTATGaagtcaaaatttcaccaaaccACTATATATTTCTTAGCAAAGACACCAACAAATTCTCCAAGT
This sequence is a window from Coffea eugenioides isolate CCC68of chromosome 7, Ceug_1.0, whole genome shotgun sequence. Protein-coding genes within it:
- the LOC113776909 gene encoding probable E3 ubiquitin-protein ligase ZFP1; amino-acid sequence: MQQQQFYSPALHQHYHHYQTYPPRIQENMGIYDGHYVFFPPPDQTPFYPVPSAYGFPVYPQSIQPGYYSRDFFLPSPLQYYYGHPPAEAMYYDQNNNYYVNQEQNLQCPRSHLQESDQGPDLLSRFSFAPEDETVILDLDAEENYPLENQLQESGHGRNIHLRLSASFAPEDDTTPLRALDVEFVNEEGNLASVTTLIPADDPIVEFLQQLVPEDRISKNSGLLEATISEHLKIRSYQTLADQQPEICVVCQCECENGETIGTLECKHEYHADCIKRWLMKKNVCPLCKREGIQQKS